GTACCAATGGGTTCAAGCTGATTATTTACCAGTACAACAGCATTCTGATCAAATCTTATATATGAACCATCAGGTCTCCTTACAGATCTGCGCAATCTCACTATTACAGCTTTTACTACCGAACCTTTCTTTATATTACTATCAGGTAGAGCTTCTTTAACACTTACCACAATAATATCCCCTAAACTTGCGTACTTTCTATTTGAACCTCCAAGTACTCTAATGCATTGTACTCTCTTTGCTCCTGAATTATCAGCAACCTCAAGAATGCTTCTTGGCTGAATCATTGA
Above is a genomic segment from Thermodesulfovibrio aggregans containing:
- the rplN gene encoding 50S ribosomal protein L14, whose product is MIQPRSILEVADNSGAKRVQCIRVLGGSNRKYASLGDIIVVSVKEALPDSNIKKGSVVKAVIVRLRRSVRRPDGSYIRFDQNAVVLVNNQLEPIGTRIFGPVARELRWKEFTKIVSLAPEVI